Below is a window of Dromiciops gliroides isolate mDroGli1 chromosome 5, mDroGli1.pri, whole genome shotgun sequence DNA.
TCTCTCTTATTTATAACTGAGAGGTGTTCAGGTCAATATCACAgtgatgggtttttttgttttgttttgtttaatcaaGTAAAATTGATGTAGGAGTCAAaagggggttaatagaaaaacctaagacccaagctctaattcagatatgagctctaagggggattcagaccccagttaattgataacttacaagtcaggatactaagttctcttacccacagtaatcagtacccataatgggaaaaGAGGGATctaggccatgaaggcctaagactataataatgatacattgacaggctatagaaattcagactagaaataaatgataaatgaagatgttttgaaactaagtgtgagaaccagaaagagacgtgcagaaaaggccaaatttgtcgccagattcaccttatgatgtgtaaacctcAAAAACAAGCTTCCACTgagaaaggtacctgcctcaggggttggtttaggatcccaggaacttcaaattaggataagccctcccctgtacctccctaaggtggaaattattataatgagactgataatttatccaaactataaatataactgtcttttctttcactatttaagagacacctttccactattctggttctctccctgggATCACCcatattattgttttttggtttttttgtgaggcaattggggttaagggatttgcccaaggtcacatagctagtaagtgtcaagtgtctgaggctgggtttgaactcaggtcctcctgaatccagggccagtgctttatccactgtgccacctagctgcccctgtcactcacagtattgcaataaaattgggaaactgagtcactgagtcttgtaattcttttgagatgaCACactatcaatttgaccccaaattccatgcCACATCAAAATGAAGGTGATAACTTTCATGGTTTCTCCTCCAATTCCCAGAGTTAATGTACATTTTGTCATGCTTCTCCTCAGATCTAATCACTTTCTTCTTTTACACACAGGTCCATCAGAAGTCAGGAATGAGAAACCATACAGGGATTACATTATTTATCCTTAGAGGATTAACAGATGATCCACAGTTAAAGGTTCtgattttcatctttttctttttcacatataTCTTAACTATAATTGAGAACttaatcatcatcatcctcacctTCATGGACGCCCAACTGAAGACGCCCATGTACTTTTTCCTCCGAAACTTTTCCTTTTTAGAAGTGGCATTCACAACTGCTTACATTCCCAAATATCTCTACATCTTATCAACAGGAGACAATACCATTGCCTATAACTCTTGCTTTGcccaaatattttttgttgtcctTCTTGGGCTAACAGAATTTTTTCTTCTGGCTACAATGTCCTATGATCGCTATGTGGCCATCTGCAAACCTCTGCACTACACAACCATCATGAACAGCAGAGTCTGTAACCGGCTCCTCCTGAGTTGTTGGATGGCTGGGTTAATATTTGTCTGCCCACCAATTAGTCTAGGACTCCAGATGGAATTCTGT
It encodes the following:
- the LOC122729434 gene encoding olfactory receptor 6C2-like translates to MRNHTGITLFILRGLTDDPQLKVLIFIFFFFTYILTIIENLIIIILTFMDAQLKTPMYFFLRNFSFLEVAFTTAYIPKYLYILSTGDNTIAYNSCFAQIFFVVLLGLTEFFLLATMSYDRYVAICKPLHYTTIMNSRVCNRLLLSCWMAGLIFVCPPISLGLQMEFCDSNVVDHYGCEAFPIIKIACSDTKFIEKMILIFAVLTIIVTLFLVFLSYGKIIRTVLRFPSAQQRKKAFSTCSSHMIVVSITYGGCIFIYIKPSAKEGVALNKVVSVLVTSVAPVMNPLIYVLRNKQVIQAFKDLNKKIFFLSKQ